A single window of Chitinophaga sp. XS-30 DNA harbors:
- a CDS encoding endonuclease/exonuclease/phosphatase family protein produces MTRNIAFFISALWLLAACRSAKQGASRSEQLSLGVMTYNIHHANPPTREKGFIDLDTIAHTIRKTGADLVALQELDSVTTRSGKVFQLRALAEKLGMHYYYGKAIPYEGGGYGVGILSKYPLSETRTIMLPKIEGFKGEDRVLALAKVTLPGGKTVYFGSTHLDVSKEENRVLQAKAIAEVSAALKAPVIIGGDFNSTDDKTPMKELAGFFRDASTLKAPTIPVIRPNRRIDYILYAPAADFDVQQEEVLTADNYGSDHLAFWVKMKY; encoded by the coding sequence ATGACAAGGAACATCGCATTTTTCATATCGGCCTTATGGCTGCTGGCCGCCTGCCGGAGCGCAAAACAGGGCGCATCCCGGAGCGAGCAGCTCTCTCTCGGCGTAATGACCTATAACATCCATCACGCTAACCCGCCCACCCGCGAAAAAGGGTTTATAGACCTGGATACGATTGCGCATACCATCCGCAAAACGGGCGCGGACCTCGTGGCCCTGCAGGAACTGGACAGCGTGACGACCCGTTCCGGCAAAGTATTCCAATTAAGGGCGCTGGCGGAAAAACTGGGTATGCATTACTATTATGGCAAGGCCATCCCTTATGAAGGTGGCGGTTACGGGGTAGGCATCCTGTCAAAATACCCGCTCAGCGAAACACGTACCATCATGCTCCCGAAAATTGAAGGCTTTAAAGGAGAGGACCGTGTGCTGGCGCTGGCGAAAGTAACCCTGCCGGGCGGGAAAACGGTGTATTTCGGCAGCACCCATCTGGATGTGTCGAAGGAAGAGAACAGGGTCTTGCAGGCTAAGGCCATTGCGGAGGTATCCGCGGCGCTGAAGGCCCCGGTGATCATCGGCGGCGATTTCAATTCCACCGATGACAAAACGCCGATGAAGGAGCTTGCCGGTTTCTTCCGGGATGCCAGCACGCTGAAGGCGCCGACCATACCGGTCATCCGCCCCAACCGCCGGATCGATTACATCCTGTATGCCCCGGCAGCGGATTTTGACGTGCAACAGGAAGAAGTGTTGACCGCGGATAATTACGGTTCAGACCATCTGGCTTTTTGGGTGAAGATGAAATATTAG
- a CDS encoding carbohydrate-binding family 9-like protein has product MVIFSAMYPLRVIIIISLLTAGMRANAQAPRHYVCYQTREAISIDGLPTETSWQQAVWTEDFSDIEGDARPAPLHRTRVKMCWDAQHLYIFAELTEPHIWATLRQHDTIIFHDNDFEVFIDPDGDTHQYFEIEINALNTVMDLFMSKPYRNGGPAMLNWDTKGLRTAVHINGTLNNPADKDRSWTVEMAIPFKALAFFNTRITPEEGATWRINFSRVQWQTDVVNGRYVKRPKTPEYNWVWSPQGIINMHAPEKWGYLQFSAIPGTPFREPATAGAQQALRELYHRQQRYRRQHGHYTSDPAALGWQDTAYQPVIEATSTQFTATIRQAGFVNIIDHEGKIIFRHE; this is encoded by the coding sequence ATGGTTATATTTAGCGCCATGTATCCGCTTCGTGTTATTATCATTATCAGTTTATTGACCGCGGGAATGCGGGCTAATGCTCAGGCGCCCCGCCATTACGTTTGTTACCAGACGCGGGAAGCGATCAGCATAGACGGTCTTCCCACCGAGACTTCGTGGCAGCAGGCAGTGTGGACGGAAGATTTTTCCGATATCGAAGGAGATGCCCGGCCCGCGCCCTTACACCGCACCCGCGTGAAAATGTGCTGGGACGCACAACATCTTTACATCTTCGCGGAACTGACGGAACCGCATATATGGGCAACCCTGCGGCAGCATGATACCATCATTTTCCATGACAATGATTTCGAGGTGTTCATTGATCCGGACGGAGATACGCACCAGTATTTCGAGATAGAGATCAATGCGCTGAATACGGTGATGGACCTGTTCATGTCCAAACCCTACCGCAACGGCGGCCCTGCCATGCTCAACTGGGATACGAAAGGCCTCCGCACCGCTGTACATATCAACGGCACCCTGAACAATCCCGCCGATAAAGACCGGTCATGGACGGTGGAGATGGCTATCCCGTTCAAGGCGCTTGCGTTCTTCAATACCCGCATTACCCCGGAAGAAGGCGCTACCTGGCGGATCAATTTCTCGCGTGTGCAATGGCAAACGGATGTTGTGAACGGGCGCTACGTCAAACGCCCGAAAACCCCGGAATACAACTGGGTATGGTCACCGCAGGGCATCATCAACATGCATGCCCCTGAAAAATGGGGCTACCTGCAGTTCAGCGCCATCCCCGGAACGCCTTTCCGGGAGCCTGCTACCGCCGGGGCGCAGCAGGCATTGCGGGAGTTGTATCACCGTCAGCAACGCTACCGCCGGCAGCATGGGCATTACACCAGTGACCCCGCTGCGCTGGGCTGGCAGGATACGGCCTACCAGCCGGTGATAGAAGCTACTTCCACCCAATTCACCGCCACCATCCGGCAGGCGGGATTTGTAAATATTATCGATCACGAAGGCAAAATCATTTTTCGTCATGAATAA